One Apis cerana isolate GH-2021 linkage group LG15, AcerK_1.0, whole genome shotgun sequence DNA window includes the following coding sequences:
- the LOC108002305 gene encoding ATP-dependent RNA helicase abstrakt, translating into MTMAQDKEDPPRKRYRREEEKESSPFDTDDNYIPYIPVKERKKQQLTKLGKLGQLKDEAAVGIIGKSSSENEKDDADDDDGQVWGRKSNISLLDQHTELKKLAEAKKESAMEKQLKEEEKILESVAENKALMGVAELAKGIQYEEPIKTSWRPPRAALSAGEARHERIRRKLRILVEGDDVPPPLKSFKEMKFHRGILNGLEQKGIVKPTPIQIQGIPTVLSGRDMIGIAFTGSGKTLVFVLPIIMFCLEQEVAMPFVRNEGPYGLIICPSRELAKQTYDIIRHYTNSLRQAGCPEIRSCLAIGGVPVSESLEVINKGVHIMVATPGRLMDMLDKKMVKLSVCRYLCMDEADRMIDMGFEEDVRTIFSFFRGQRQTLLFSATMPKKIQNFARSALVKPVTINVGRAGAASMNVVQEVEYVKQEAKIVYLLECLQKTPPPVLIFAEKKQDVDAIHEYLLLKGVEAVAIHGGKDQEERSRSVEAFREGRKDVLVATDVASKGLDFADVQHVINYDMPDDVENYVHRIGRTGRSGRTGIATTFINKANDESVLLDLKHLLMEAKQKVPPFLLELCSENEKYLNLGDERGCSYCGGLGHRITECPKLEAIQNKQASNIGRRDYLASNAADY; encoded by the exons atgacaaTGGCACAAGATAAAGAAGATCCTCCACGAAAg agatacagaagagaagaagaaaaggaaagcagTCCTTTTGATAcagatgataattatattccttACATACCAGTTAAAGAACGTAAAAAACAACAATTAACTAAGCTTGGTAAGCTTGGACAACTTAAAGATGAAGCTGCTGTTGGAATTATTGGGAAAAGTAGTAGTGAAAATGAGAAAGATGATGcagatgatgatgatggaCAAGTATGGGGAaggaaatcaaatatttccttGTTAGATCAACatacagaattaaaaaaattagcagaag ctaaaaaagaaagtgctatggagaaacaattaaaagaagaagaaaagattttagaGAGTGTAGCAGAAAATAAAGCTTTAATGGGTGTAGCAGAATTAGCAAAAGGTATTCAATATGAAGAGCCAATAAAGACTAGTTGGAGACCTCCAAGAGCAGCTCTTAGTGCAGGGGAAGCAAGACATGAAAGAATAAGGAGAAAACTTAGGATTTTAGTAGAAGGAGATGATGTTCCACCACCATTGAAaagttttaaagaaatgaaatttcatagaGGTATATTAAATGGTCTGGAACAAAAGGGTATTGTTAAACCAACACCAATTCAAATTCAAGGAATACCCACAGT attatctGGACGAGATATGATTGGTATTGCTTTCACTGGTAGTGGTAAAACATTAGTATTTGTTTTACCTATTATAATGTTTTGTCTAGAACAAGAAGTGGCTATGCCATTTGTAAGAAATGAAGGACCATATG gTTTAATTATTTGTCCATCTAGAGAATTAGCGAAACAAACTTATGATATTATACGACATTATACAAATAGTTTACGACAAGCAGGTTGTCCTGAAATTCGCAGCTGTTTAGCAATTGGAGGTGTACCTGTATCAGAATCTTTAGaagttattaataa AGGTGTACATATTATGGTGGCAACTCCTGGAAGATTAATGGATatgttagataaaaaaatggtaaaactTAGCGTTTGTCGATATCTTTGTATGGATGAAGCAGATCGTATGATCGATATGGGTTTTGAAGAAGACGTACgaacaattttttcgtttttcagg GGTCAGAGACAAACGTTATTATTTTCTGCCACTATGCCAAAgaagattcaaaatttcgcCCGTTCTGCTTTAGTAAAACCTGTGACGATTAATGTTGGTCGTGCAGGTGCAGCGTCTATGAACGTAGTGCAAGAAGTTGAATATGTCAAACAAGAAGCTAAAATAGTATATCTTTTAGAATGTTTACAAAAAACTCCACCACCTGTACTTATTTTTGCCGAGAAAAAACAAGATGTAGATGCTAttcacgaatatttattattaaaaggtGTTGAAGCAGTAGCAATACATGGCGGAAAAG ATCAGGAAGAAAGATCACGCTCTGTAGAAGCTTTCCGTGAAGGACGAAAAGATGTGTTGGTTGCAACAGATGTTGCGTCTAAAGGTCTTGATTTCGCTGATGTACAacatgttataaattatgatatgccGGATGATGTTGAAAATTAtg tacataGAATTGGAAGAACTGGACGTTCTGGTCGAACTGGAATAGCGAcaacatttattaacaaaGCAAATGATGAATCTGTATTGTTAGATCTTAAACATTTGCTTATGGAAGCGAAACAAAAAGTTCCACCATTTTTGCTGGAACTTTGTtcggaaaatgaaaaatatctcaatTTGGGAG atGAGCGTGGTTGCAGTTATTGTGGTGGTCTTGGTCACAGAATTACCGAATGTCCTAAATTGGAAGCTATCCAAAATAAACAAGCATCCAACATCGGTCGCCGTGATTACTTAGCAAGCAATGCTGCCGactattaa